From Pseudomonas sp. stari2, a single genomic window includes:
- the fabZ gene encoding 3-hydroxyacyl-ACP dehydratase FabZ: MMDINEIREYLPHRYPFLLVDRVVELDTEGKRIRAYKNVSINEPFFNGHFPAHPIMPGVLIIEAMAQAAGILGFKMLDVKPADGTLYYFVGSDKLRFRQPVLPGDQLILEAKFISCKRQIWKFECQASVDGKPVCSAEIICAERKL; the protein is encoded by the coding sequence ATGATGGACATCAACGAGATTCGCGAATACCTGCCTCACCGCTACCCGTTCCTGCTGGTGGACCGGGTGGTGGAACTGGATACTGAAGGCAAGCGCATTCGCGCCTACAAGAATGTCAGCATCAACGAACCGTTCTTCAATGGCCACTTCCCTGCGCACCCGATCATGCCGGGCGTGTTGATCATTGAAGCGATGGCTCAGGCTGCCGGGATCCTCGGTTTCAAGATGCTCGATGTGAAACCGGCCGATGGCACCCTCTACTATTTCGTCGGTTCCGACAAACTGCGTTTCCGTCAGCCAGTGCTGCCGGGTGACCAGTTGATCCTCGAAGCCAAGTTCATCAGCTGCAAGCGTCAGATCTGGAAGTTCGAATGTCAGGCTTCGGTCGATGGCAAGCCAGTCTGCTCCGCTGAAATCATCTGTGCGGAACGCAAGCTATGA
- the lpxD gene encoding UDP-3-O-(3-hydroxymyristoyl)glucosamine N-acyltransferase: MTVTIKLGQLAEFLGATLSGDPEKQITGLATLQEAGPAQLSFLANPQYRKYLAGSQAAALLLKAADAEGYAGNALVVPDPYLAYARISHLFDPKPKSAAGIHPSAVIAPDAVVDPTASIGPFVVIEAGARVGAGVTLGAHCVVGARSEIGEGGWLAPRVTLYHDVRIGKRVVIQSGAVLGGEGFGFANEKGIWQKIAQIGGVTIGDDVEIGVNTAIDRGALADTVIGNGVKLDNQIQIAHNVQVGDHTAMAACVGISGSTKIGKHCMLAGGVGLVGHIDICDNVFLTGMTMVTHSITEPGAYSSGTAMQPAAEWRKSAARIRQLDDIARRLKQLEKRAGEVTPGGNASSEG; this comes from the coding sequence ATGACCGTGACTATCAAACTCGGCCAGTTGGCCGAGTTCCTCGGTGCCACCCTGAGTGGCGATCCCGAGAAGCAAATTACTGGGCTAGCCACCTTGCAGGAGGCTGGCCCAGCTCAGTTGAGCTTTCTGGCAAACCCCCAATACCGCAAATACCTGGCTGGCTCGCAGGCGGCAGCATTGTTGCTCAAGGCCGCTGATGCAGAAGGTTATGCCGGTAATGCGTTGGTGGTGCCGGATCCTTATCTGGCTTACGCACGCATTTCCCACCTCTTCGATCCGAAACCGAAATCCGCAGCCGGTATCCATCCGTCCGCAGTGATCGCTCCGGACGCCGTGGTCGATCCGACTGCCAGCATTGGTCCCTTTGTCGTGATCGAGGCAGGTGCGCGGGTCGGTGCCGGCGTAACGCTTGGCGCGCATTGCGTTGTCGGCGCCCGCAGTGAAATCGGCGAAGGCGGCTGGCTTGCTCCGCGGGTCACGCTGTATCACGACGTGCGAATCGGCAAGCGTGTGGTGATCCAGTCCGGTGCCGTACTTGGCGGTGAAGGCTTCGGCTTTGCCAATGAAAAAGGCATCTGGCAGAAAATCGCTCAGATCGGTGGCGTCACCATCGGCGACGATGTGGAGATCGGCGTGAATACCGCCATCGACCGCGGCGCGTTGGCCGACACCGTGATCGGTAACGGCGTCAAGCTCGACAACCAGATTCAGATCGCCCACAACGTTCAGGTCGGTGATCACACTGCCATGGCCGCTTGCGTGGGGATTTCCGGCAGTACCAAAATCGGCAAGCACTGCATGCTCGCCGGTGGTGTCGGCCTGGTAGGGCACATCGATATTTGCGACAACGTATTCCTGACCGGGATGACCATGGTGACTCACTCGATTACCGAGCCGGGCGCCTATTCTTCCGGTACGGCCATGCAGCCGGCTGCCGAGTGGCGCAAAAGCGCGGCACGCATCCGTCAGCTCGATGACATCGCGCGACGGTTGAAACAGCTGGAAAAGCGGGCAGGGGAAGTGACCCCTGGCGGTAATGCTTCATCTGAAGGCTGA
- the dnaE gene encoding DNA polymerase III subunit alpha, which produces MPASFVHLRLHTEYSLVDGLVRIKPLVKALTGMGMPAVAVTDQNNMCSLVKFYKNTMGAGIKPICGADLWLSNKDPDGPLSRISLLVMNAQGYRNLTELISRGFIEGQRNGMIIIEREWVAEANEGLIMLSAAKEGEIGMAMIGGNPAEAETLTREWMAVFPDRFYLEVQRTNRPNDEEQLHGAVALADKLGAPLVATNDVRFIKQEDFEAHETRVCIGEGRALDDPRRSKNYSDQQYLKSAEEMAELFSDLPDAVENTVEIAKRCNIDVKLGKHFLPDYPIPDGMTIDEYFRKVSFDGLEERLSVLLPKDTTEDYEAKRQVYVDRLNFELDIIIQMGFPGYFLIVMDFIQWAKNNGVPVGPGRGSGAGSLVAYVQKITDLDPLEYDLLFERFLNPERVSMPDFDVDFCMDGRDRVIDYVAEKYGRNAVSQIITFGSMAAKAVVRDVARAQGKSFGLADRLSKMIPFEVGMTLEKAYEQEEILRDFIKVDEEAAEIWEMARKLEGVVRNVGKHAGGVVIAPTKLTDFSPIYCDEAGDGLVTQFDKDDVEAAGLVKFDFLGLRTLTIIDWALKTINRDRAKVNEPPLDIAFIPLDDKPTYQLLQKAETTAVFQLESRGMKELIKKLKPDCLEDLIALVALFRPGPLQSGMVDDFINRKHGRAELAYPHPDYQYEGLQPVLAPTYGIILYQEQVMQIAQVMAGYTLGGADMLRRAMGKKKPEEMAKQRGGFIEGCASNNIDADLAGNIFDLVEKFAGYGFNKSHSAAYGLVSYQTAWLKAHYPAPFMAAVLSADMHNTDKVVTLIEEVRTMKLRLDAPDVNTSEFKFTVNDEGRIVYGLGAIKGVGEGPVEAITEARQAGPFKDLFDFCARVDLKRINKRTLDGLIRSGALDRLGPYFHDEQKAYQANIDRNRAVLLAAMEEAIKSAEQTARTRDSGHADLFGGLFVEEDADVYALHRKAKELTLKERLKGEKDTLGLYLTGHPIDEYEGEIRRFARQRIIDLKPARDTQTVAGMIIALRVMKNKKGDKMGFITLDDRSGRIEASLFADAFHSAQSLLQTDAMVVVEGEVSNDDFSGGLRLRVKRVMSMEDARTNLAESLRLKLQTQDLKGDQLRWLGDLLKRHRGACPITMEYTSPDAKTLLQFGETWRIDPADALIQALRDQFGRDNVFLQYR; this is translated from the coding sequence ATGCCGGCTTCATTCGTTCATCTACGCCTGCACACTGAATACTCCCTGGTCGACGGGCTGGTGCGGATCAAGCCGCTGGTTAAGGCCTTGACCGGCATGGGCATGCCGGCCGTTGCGGTTACCGACCAGAACAACATGTGTTCGCTGGTCAAGTTCTATAAAAACACCATGGGCGCCGGGATCAAGCCGATCTGCGGCGCCGACCTGTGGCTGTCGAACAAGGACCCCGATGGTCCGCTGAGCCGCATCAGCCTGCTGGTCATGAATGCCCAGGGCTATCGCAACCTGACCGAGCTGATTTCCCGTGGCTTCATCGAAGGTCAGCGCAACGGCATGATCATCATCGAGCGCGAATGGGTCGCCGAGGCCAACGAAGGCCTGATCATGCTGTCCGCCGCCAAAGAGGGCGAGATCGGCATGGCCATGATCGGCGGCAATCCCGCCGAGGCCGAAACCCTGACACGCGAATGGATGGCGGTGTTCCCGGATCGTTTTTATCTGGAAGTCCAGCGCACCAACCGTCCGAACGATGAAGAACAGCTGCACGGCGCCGTTGCTCTGGCCGACAAGCTTGGTGCTCCGCTGGTCGCCACCAACGATGTGCGCTTCATCAAACAGGAGGATTTCGAGGCTCACGAAACCCGCGTCTGCATCGGCGAAGGCCGGGCCCTCGACGACCCGCGTCGTTCGAAGAACTACAGCGATCAGCAGTACCTGAAAAGCGCCGAGGAAATGGCCGAGCTGTTCAGCGACCTGCCGGATGCGGTGGAAAACACCGTCGAGATCGCCAAACGCTGCAACATCGACGTGAAACTGGGCAAGCACTTCCTGCCGGACTACCCGATTCCCGATGGCATGACCATCGACGAGTATTTCCGCAAGGTGTCGTTCGATGGTCTGGAAGAGCGACTCAGCGTGCTGCTGCCCAAGGACACCACCGAAGATTACGAGGCCAAGCGTCAGGTCTATGTCGACCGGCTGAATTTCGAGCTGGATATCATCATTCAGATGGGATTCCCCGGTTACTTCCTGATCGTGATGGACTTTATCCAGTGGGCCAAGAACAACGGCGTGCCGGTGGGCCCGGGCCGGGGGTCGGGTGCCGGATCGCTGGTGGCCTATGTGCAGAAGATCACCGACCTTGACCCGCTGGAATATGACCTGCTGTTCGAACGTTTCCTCAACCCGGAACGGGTATCCATGCCCGACTTCGACGTCGACTTCTGCATGGATGGTCGCGATCGGGTGATCGATTACGTGGCCGAAAAATACGGCCGCAACGCCGTAAGCCAGATCATCACTTTCGGTTCCATGGCGGCGAAGGCTGTGGTCCGCGATGTGGCGCGGGCCCAGGGCAAGTCGTTCGGCCTGGCGGATCGCCTGTCGAAGATGATTCCGTTCGAAGTCGGCATGACCCTGGAAAAAGCCTACGAGCAGGAAGAAATCCTGCGCGACTTCATCAAGGTCGATGAAGAAGCGGCAGAAATCTGGGAGATGGCGCGCAAGCTCGAGGGCGTGGTGCGTAACGTCGGTAAACACGCCGGTGGTGTGGTGATCGCACCGACCAAACTGACCGACTTCTCGCCGATCTATTGCGACGAGGCCGGCGATGGTCTGGTGACCCAGTTCGACAAGGACGACGTGGAGGCGGCCGGTCTGGTGAAGTTCGACTTCCTCGGCCTGCGGACCCTGACGATCATCGACTGGGCGCTGAAAACCATCAATCGCGACCGCGCCAAGGTCAACGAGCCGCCGCTGGACATCGCGTTCATCCCGCTGGATGACAAGCCGACCTATCAGCTGCTGCAAAAAGCTGAAACCACCGCGGTGTTCCAGCTTGAATCCCGCGGCATGAAAGAGCTGATCAAAAAGCTCAAGCCCGACTGCCTCGAAGACCTTATCGCACTGGTGGCCCTGTTCCGTCCGGGCCCGCTGCAGTCCGGCATGGTGGATGACTTCATCAACCGCAAGCACGGTCGCGCGGAGCTTGCGTATCCGCACCCGGATTACCAGTACGAAGGCTTGCAGCCGGTGCTGGCACCGACGTACGGCATCATTCTGTATCAGGAACAGGTGATGCAGATCGCTCAGGTCATGGCCGGTTACACCCTCGGTGGTGCGGACATGCTGCGCCGGGCGATGGGTAAGAAGAAACCCGAGGAAATGGCCAAACAGCGCGGCGGTTTCATTGAAGGTTGTGCGTCGAACAATATCGATGCGGATCTTGCCGGTAACATTTTCGACCTGGTGGAGAAATTCGCCGGTTACGGCTTCAACAAATCCCACTCCGCCGCCTACGGCCTGGTGTCGTACCAGACTGCCTGGCTGAAGGCTCACTACCCGGCGCCGTTCATGGCCGCGGTGCTATCGGCGGATATGCACAACACCGACAAGGTCGTGACCTTGATCGAGGAAGTGCGCACGATGAAGCTGCGTCTTGATGCGCCGGACGTGAACACGTCGGAGTTCAAGTTCACGGTGAACGACGAGGGCCGCATCGTGTACGGCCTGGGCGCGATCAAAGGCGTCGGCGAAGGTCCGGTGGAAGCGATCACCGAGGCCCGTCAGGCCGGTCCGTTCAAGGATCTGTTCGACTTCTGCGCCCGGGTCGACCTCAAACGCATCAACAAGCGCACGCTGGACGGCCTGATCCGCAGCGGCGCACTGGATCGCCTTGGCCCGTATTTCCATGACGAGCAAAAGGCGTATCAGGCCAACATCGACCGCAACCGCGCGGTCTTGCTGGCGGCGATGGAAGAGGCGATCAAGTCTGCCGAACAGACTGCGCGTACCCGCGACAGCGGTCACGCCGACCTGTTCGGCGGGTTGTTCGTCGAGGAAGACGCAGACGTTTACGCGCTGCATCGCAAGGCCAAGGAGCTGACCCTCAAGGAACGCTTGAAGGGTGAAAAAGACACCCTCGGCCTGTACCTGACCGGTCACCCGATCGATGAATACGAAGGTGAAATCCGCCGTTTCGCCCGCCAGCGCATCATTGACCTGAAACCGGCCCGCGACACCCAGACCGTGGCGGGGATGATCATCGCCCTGCGGGTGATGAAGAACAAAAAGGGCGACAAGATGGGCTTCATCACCCTCGACGACCGCTCCGGGCGGATCGAGGCGTCGCTGTTCGCCGATGCGTTCCACTCCGCGCAATCGCTACTGCAGACCGATGCGATGGTGGTGGTCGAAGGTGAGGTCAGCAACGATGACTTCTCCGGTGGTCTGCGGCTGCGGGTCAAGCGGGTGATGAGCATGGAAGATGCGCGCACCAACCTCGCCGAGAGCCTGCGCTTGAAGCTGCAGACCCAGGATCTGAAAGGCGATCAGCTACGCTGGTTGGGTGATTTGCTCAAGCGTCATCGCGGGGCGTGTCCGATCACCATGGAATACACCAGTCCCGATGCGAAGACCTTGCTGCAGTTTGGCGAGACCTGGCGGATCGACCCGGCTGATGCCTTGATTCAAGCCCTGCGTGACCAGTTCGGGCGAGACAACGTCTTCCTCCAATACCGTTGA
- the lpxA gene encoding acyl-ACP--UDP-N-acetylglucosamine O-acyltransferase, whose translation MSLIDPRAIIDPSAVLAEGVEVGPWSIIGAGVEVGEGTVIGPHVILKGPTRIGKHNRIYQFSSVGEDTPDLKYKGEETRLVIGDHNVIREGVTIHRGTVQDRSETTLGDHNLIMAYAHIGHDSVIGNHCILVNNTALAGHVHVEDWAILSGFTLVHQYCHIGAHSFSGMGTAIGKDVPAFVTVFGNPAEARSMNFEGMRRRGFSEDAIHALRRAYKTVYRQGLTVEQALAELAEPAAQFPEVAVFRDSIQSSSRGITR comes from the coding sequence ATGAGTTTGATTGACCCTCGCGCAATCATCGATCCTTCGGCCGTACTGGCCGAAGGTGTCGAGGTCGGCCCGTGGTCGATCATCGGCGCAGGTGTGGAAGTCGGCGAGGGAACAGTGATCGGGCCTCACGTGATCCTCAAAGGTCCGACCCGAATCGGCAAGCACAACCGCATCTACCAGTTTTCCTCGGTAGGCGAAGACACGCCGGATCTCAAGTACAAGGGTGAAGAAACCCGTCTGGTCATCGGTGACCATAACGTTATCCGTGAAGGCGTGACGATTCACCGTGGTACGGTTCAGGATCGTTCCGAGACCACCCTGGGTGATCACAACCTGATCATGGCTTACGCCCACATCGGTCACGACAGTGTCATCGGCAACCATTGCATCCTGGTCAACAACACGGCACTGGCCGGCCACGTGCATGTCGAGGACTGGGCGATCCTGTCCGGCTTCACGCTGGTGCACCAGTATTGCCACATTGGCGCCCACAGCTTTTCCGGCATGGGAACGGCCATCGGCAAGGACGTTCCGGCGTTCGTCACTGTGTTCGGCAACCCGGCGGAAGCGCGCAGCATGAACTTCGAAGGCATGCGCCGTCGTGGGTTCAGCGAGGATGCCATTCATGCCTTGCGCCGCGCCTACAAAACCGTCTACCGCCAGGGATTGACAGTCGAGCAAGCCCTGGCCGAACTGGCTGAGCCTGCCGCCCAGTTCCCGGAAGTTGCGGTGTTCCGTGACTCCATCCAGTCGTCGTCTCGCGGCATCACCCGCTGA
- the rnhB gene encoding ribonuclease HII, with product MQMGLDFTLVAEVEELVAGVDEVGRGPLCGAVVTAAVILDPNRPILGLNDSKKLTEAKREKLYDEICEKALSWCIARAEVEEIDELNILHATMLAMQRAVAGLHIQPKLAMIDGNRCPKLPMRSEAVVKGDSKVPAIAAASILAKVSRDREMAAFELIYPGYGIGGHKGYPTPVHLEALVRLGPTPIHRRSFAPVRQAYEALEGLTPV from the coding sequence ATGCAGATGGGTCTGGATTTCACTTTGGTCGCCGAAGTCGAAGAATTGGTGGCCGGCGTTGATGAAGTCGGTCGCGGCCCTTTGTGCGGCGCGGTTGTCACGGCGGCAGTCATCCTCGATCCGAACCGGCCGATTCTTGGTCTCAACGACTCGAAAAAGCTGACCGAAGCCAAGCGTGAAAAGCTCTACGACGAAATCTGCGAAAAGGCTTTGAGCTGGTGCATCGCCCGCGCCGAAGTCGAAGAAATCGACGAGCTGAACATCCTTCACGCTACCATGCTGGCCATGCAGCGCGCCGTCGCGGGTCTGCATATCCAGCCGAAACTGGCGATGATCGACGGCAACCGCTGCCCGAAACTGCCGATGCGTTCCGAAGCAGTGGTCAAGGGCGATAGCAAGGTCCCGGCCATCGCCGCCGCGTCGATTCTGGCCAAGGTCAGCCGCGACCGCGAAATGGCAGCGTTCGAATTGATCTACCCGGGTTACGGCATCGGCGGTCATAAAGGCTACCCGACGCCCGTTCATCTGGAAGCGCTCGTGCGTTTGGGGCCGACGCCGATTCATCGGCGTTCTTTTGCCCCGGTTCGGCAGGCTTATGAAGCGCTGGAAGGCCTGACGCCGGTTTAG
- a CDS encoding OmpH family outer membrane protein has translation MRKLTQLVLLASVLVAGPAFADMKIAVLNYQMALLESDAAKKYAVDAEKKFGPQLTKLKTLESSAKGIQDRLMAGGDKMQQGERERLELEFKQKARDFQFQSKELNEAKAVADREMLKQLKPKLDSAVEEVIKKGGFDLVFERGAVIDVKPQYDITRQVIERMNQLK, from the coding sequence GTGCGTAAGTTGACTCAATTGGTTCTCCTGGCCTCTGTACTGGTGGCAGGCCCGGCATTTGCCGACATGAAAATCGCTGTTCTGAACTATCAGATGGCTCTGCTGGAGTCCGATGCGGCCAAGAAGTACGCTGTGGATGCCGAGAAGAAGTTCGGTCCTCAACTGACCAAACTGAAGACGCTGGAAAGCAGCGCCAAGGGTATCCAGGATCGTCTGATGGCTGGCGGCGACAAGATGCAGCAGGGCGAGCGTGAGCGTCTGGAGCTGGAATTCAAGCAAAAGGCCCGTGACTTCCAGTTCCAGTCCAAGGAACTGAACGAAGCCAAAGCTGTTGCTGACCGTGAAATGCTCAAGCAGCTCAAGCCGAAGCTGGATAGCGCAGTGGAAGAAGTCATCAAGAAAGGTGGTTTTGACCTGGTGTTCGAGCGTGGCGCAGTGATCGATGTCAAGCCTCAATACGACATCACGCGCCAGGTTATCGAGCGCATGAATCAGCTGAAGTAA
- a CDS encoding acetyl-CoA carboxylase carboxyltransferase subunit alpha produces the protein MNPNFLDFEQPIADLQAKIEELRLVGNDNSLNIGDEISRLQDKSKTLTEDIFGKLTSWQIARLARHPKRPYTLDYIEHIFTEFDELHGDRHFSDDAAIVGGVARLEDQPVMVIGHQKGREVREKVRRNFGMPRPEGYRKACRLMEMAERFKMPILTFIDTPGAYPGIDAEERNQSEAIAWNLRVMARLKTPIIATVIGEGGSGGALAIGVCDQLNMLQYSTYAVISPEGCASILWKTAEKAPDAAEAMGITAERLKGLGIVDKVIGEPLGGAHRDPAAAAALIRAELSSQLAMLKKFDNEALLKRRYDRLMSYGL, from the coding sequence ATGAACCCGAATTTTCTAGATTTCGAACAGCCGATCGCCGACCTGCAAGCCAAGATCGAAGAGTTGCGCTTGGTCGGTAATGACAATTCGCTGAATATCGGCGATGAGATCTCCCGCCTGCAGGACAAGAGCAAAACGCTCACCGAAGACATTTTCGGCAAGCTGACCAGCTGGCAGATCGCACGTCTGGCGCGTCACCCGAAACGTCCATACACCCTGGACTACATCGAACACATCTTCACCGAGTTCGACGAGCTGCACGGTGATCGTCACTTCTCCGACGACGCGGCCATTGTGGGCGGCGTGGCACGTCTGGAAGACCAGCCAGTGATGGTGATCGGTCACCAGAAGGGCCGTGAAGTGCGCGAAAAGGTGCGCCGCAACTTCGGCATGCCGCGTCCGGAAGGCTACCGCAAGGCCTGCCGCCTGATGGAAATGGCCGAACGTTTCAAGATGCCGATCCTGACCTTCATCGATACCCCGGGCGCTTACCCAGGCATCGATGCTGAAGAGCGTAACCAGAGCGAAGCGATCGCCTGGAACCTGCGCGTCATGGCTCGTCTGAAAACCCCGATCATCGCCACCGTGATCGGTGAAGGTGGTTCCGGCGGTGCACTGGCAATCGGTGTCTGCGACCAGCTGAACATGCTGCAGTACTCGACCTACGCAGTGATCTCGCCGGAAGGCTGCGCTTCGATTCTGTGGAAAACCGCAGAAAAGGCGCCGGATGCTGCTGAAGCCATGGGCATCACCGCCGAGCGTCTGAAAGGCCTGGGCATCGTCGACAAAGTGATTGGCGAGCCTCTGGGCGGTGCCCACCGCGATCCGGCGGCTGCCGCGGCCTTGATCCGCGCCGAGCTGAGTTCGCAACTGGCGATGCTGAAGAAGTTTGACAACGAAGCGCTGCTCAAGCGTCGTTACGATCGTCTGATGAGCTACGGCCTCTGA
- the lpxB gene encoding lipid-A-disaccharide synthase → MANLRIALVAGEASGDILGAGLMRALKAQHPAVEFIGVGGPLMQAEGLSSYFPMERLSVMGLVEVLGRLRELLKRRKDLIAMLIAEKPDVFIGIDAPDFNLNIELKLRQAGIKTVHYVSPSVWAWRQKRVLKIREGCDLMLTLLPFEARFYEEKGVPVRFVGHTLADTIPLEADRSAARAELGLPDGPLVALMPGSRGGEVSRLGALFLDTAEHLRAMRPGLRFVIPCANPERRAQLEELLAGRDLPVTLLDGKSHLALAACNAVLIASGTATLEALLYKRPMVVAYRLAPLTFWILKRMVKSPYVSLPNLLAQRLLVPELLQDDATVEALAQTLLPLIDGGEEQTRGFDEIHRTLRLDASNQAADAVLNLIGQTR, encoded by the coding sequence ATGGCCAATCTGCGTATTGCGCTGGTGGCGGGTGAGGCTTCCGGTGACATCCTGGGTGCCGGTCTGATGCGTGCCCTCAAGGCACAGCATCCTGCGGTCGAGTTCATCGGCGTCGGCGGCCCGTTGATGCAGGCCGAAGGCCTGAGCTCCTACTTCCCCATGGAGCGTCTGTCGGTCATGGGGCTGGTGGAGGTCCTCGGGCGATTGCGTGAACTGCTCAAGCGCCGCAAGGACCTGATCGCCATGCTGATCGCTGAAAAGCCGGATGTGTTCATCGGCATCGACGCCCCTGATTTCAACCTCAATATCGAACTCAAGCTGCGTCAGGCCGGAATCAAGACCGTGCACTACGTCAGCCCCTCGGTATGGGCGTGGCGGCAGAAGCGGGTGCTGAAGATTCGCGAAGGCTGTGACCTGATGCTCACGCTGCTGCCGTTCGAAGCCAGATTTTACGAAGAGAAAGGTGTACCGGTGCGGTTCGTCGGCCATACGCTGGCCGATACCATTCCACTGGAAGCCGATCGCAGCGCTGCGCGCGCCGAACTGGGTCTACCGGACGGTCCGCTGGTGGCGTTGATGCCCGGTAGCCGTGGTGGTGAAGTCAGTCGTCTGGGTGCACTGTTCCTCGATACCGCCGAGCACCTGCGCGCCATGCGTCCGGGATTGCGCTTCGTCATTCCATGTGCCAACCCAGAACGTCGTGCCCAGTTGGAAGAGCTGCTGGCCGGTCGTGACCTGCCGGTGACCCTGCTTGACGGCAAGTCCCATCTGGCGCTGGCAGCGTGCAACGCGGTCCTTATTGCGTCAGGAACGGCGACCCTTGAGGCGCTGCTCTACAAGCGCCCGATGGTCGTAGCCTATCGTCTGGCACCGCTGACGTTCTGGATTCTCAAACGCATGGTCAAGAGCCCGTACGTCTCTCTGCCTAACCTGCTGGCCCAGCGACTGCTGGTGCCGGAATTGTTGCAGGATGATGCGACGGTCGAGGCGCTCGCGCAGACCTTGTTGCCGTTGATCGACGGCGGTGAAGAACAGACTCGTGGCTTCGACGAAATCCACCGTACCCTGCGCCTGGATGCCTCCAATCAGGCGGCTGACGCCGTTCTGAACCTGATCGGTCAAACACGATGA
- the tilS gene encoding tRNA lysidine(34) synthetase TilS, with translation MGQPSIDLPYRLLRNLKPWLNAAHWRIAFSGGLDSTVLLHLLASLAKTESLPALSAIHVHHGLQAAADAWPAHCQAVCDELAVQLQVVRVQVQPGASLERAARDARYAAFSASTQVNDVLLTGQHRDDQAETLLFRLLRGAGVRGLSGMPALRALGQGSLVRPLLDVTRAELEAYAQDHGLRWVEDPSNQDRQFSRNYLRHQVMPLLTRRWPQAHASMARSAAHLREAQGLLDELAQIDLAQATLSDDFEWLGLPSLAFAAIAGLSVARQRNALSHWLEPLTRLPDTDHWSGWIDLRDAGNDASPVWRLADGELHRSAGRLWWLGGQWLCAPVVSGDWHEPSLALRLPDNGRVMFSGQTPAGPLRIRYRQGGEVMHLADRGHRDLKRLLNERAVPGFVRGRLPLLFRGEELLAVANLPGLDGNALEGWRLHWQPSDEDQGLR, from the coding sequence ATGGGTCAGCCCTCGATTGATTTGCCTTACAGGCTTCTGCGCAATCTCAAGCCCTGGCTCAATGCGGCCCATTGGCGCATCGCCTTCTCGGGTGGGCTCGACTCCACCGTTCTGCTGCACCTTCTGGCCAGTCTCGCCAAAACCGAATCCCTTCCGGCGCTAAGCGCCATCCATGTCCATCACGGCCTTCAGGCTGCGGCCGACGCGTGGCCGGCGCATTGCCAGGCTGTATGCGATGAGCTGGCGGTGCAGTTACAAGTGGTGCGTGTGCAGGTGCAACCGGGGGCGAGCCTGGAGCGGGCGGCGCGGGATGCTCGCTATGCAGCGTTCAGTGCGTCGACTCAGGTCAACGACGTCTTATTGACCGGGCAACACCGTGACGACCAGGCCGAAACGCTGCTGTTTCGTCTGTTGCGCGGCGCTGGTGTGCGTGGTCTGTCAGGCATGCCGGCCCTGCGCGCGCTGGGGCAGGGCAGTCTGGTCAGGCCCTTGCTCGATGTCACGCGTGCCGAGCTGGAAGCCTATGCGCAGGACCATGGTCTGCGCTGGGTAGAGGATCCGTCGAATCAGGATCGACAGTTTTCGCGCAATTACCTGCGCCATCAGGTCATGCCGCTGCTGACCCGGCGCTGGCCGCAGGCTCACGCCAGCATGGCCCGCAGTGCTGCACATTTGCGTGAGGCGCAAGGCTTGCTCGATGAGCTGGCGCAGATTGATCTGGCTCAAGCGACCTTGTCAGATGATTTCGAGTGGCTGGGTTTGCCATCACTGGCGTTTGCGGCAATCGCCGGATTGTCCGTTGCCCGTCAGCGAAATGCGCTCAGTCACTGGCTTGAACCGCTCACTCGACTGCCGGATACCGACCATTGGTCGGGTTGGATCGATTTGCGTGATGCCGGCAACGATGCTTCTCCGGTCTGGCGTCTGGCGGATGGCGAGTTGCACCGTAGCGCCGGTCGCCTGTGGTGGCTCGGTGGGCAATGGTTGTGCGCGCCAGTGGTCAGCGGCGACTGGCATGAGCCGTCGCTGGCACTACGCTTGCCCGATAACGGGCGTGTCATGTTCAGCGGTCAGACTCCCGCAGGGCCGCTGCGGATTCGCTATCGACAGGGCGGCGAGGTGATGCATCTGGCGGATCGCGGTCATCGTGATCTCAAGCGCTTGCTCAATGAACGCGCGGTGCCGGGCTTCGTGCGTGGCAGATTGCCGCTGCTGTTTCGCGGTGAGGAATTGCTCGCCGTGGCGAACCTGCCGGGGCTTGATGGCAATGCGTTGGAAGGCTGGCGTTTGCATTGGCAGCCTTCTGACGAAGATCAAGGTTTGAGATGA